The following is a genomic window from Triplophysa rosa linkage group LG11, Trosa_1v2, whole genome shotgun sequence.
cagggtagtatatagtagaataaacatattaacagattgtatgtacacttgtgcaaatggataatttagtaagtagaggtagtgttatatacatgtatacataagatgtagatataataaggcactatagtgcacactataggagtagtggaagtggaatattgctcttaaggagcagttatctgtttaggagggagattgcctgggggaagaagctgcttctgtgtctggaagtcctggtgtttggtgctctaaagcgccggccagagggcagcagatcaaagagtttgtgtgctgggtgtgtggagtcaatgatgatttttcttgccctgtttttcactctggaatcgtacaggtcctgaagtgtgggcagaggagcaccaataattttctcagcactacgaactgtccgttgtagtcttcgtaggtctgatttggtggccgagccataccaaacagtaattgaagtgcacagaacagattcgatgaccactgagtagaactgggtcagtagctcctgtggtaggttgaacttcctcaattgacggaggaagtataacctctgctgggccttctttacaatggagtctatgtgggactcccacttcaggtcctgagagatggtggagcccaggaacctgaatgactccacagtatccacagtgctgtccaggatggtgaggggaggaagtgatggagggttccttctgaaatccactatcatctccactgtcttgaatgcattcagctctaggttgttttgactacaccaggcagccagctgagcaacctcctttctgtaggcagattcatcaccgtcttgaataaggccaatgactgtggtgtcatctgcaaacttcaggagtttgacagaagggtctgtagaggtgcattcgtttgtgtagagtgaatatagcagtggagaaagaacacatccttgaggagctccggtgctgatggtacatgtgctggatttaaattttcccaacctcactagctgctgcctgttcgacaggaagttaataatccactgacaggtagaggttggcacagagagctgggtaagcttgggcaggaggaggtctgggattatggtgttgaaggccgagctgaagtctacaaacaggatcctgacgtaagtccctggtctgtctaggtgttgtaggatgtaatgcagtcccatgtttactgcatcgtccacagacctgtttgctcggtaagcaaactggaggggatcaagaagtggtctggtgatgtccttcaggtgggccagtacaagtctctcaaatgacttcatgaccacagatgttaaagcaacaggcctgtagtcattaagtccagatattttgggtttcttctgtacagggatgatggtggagcgtttgaagcatgaagggacttcacactgctccaaagatctgttaaaaatattagtgaagatgggcgacagctgctccgcacagactttcaggcaggagggtgagacattgtctgggcctggtgcttttctgatcttttgtttgcggaaaagctggcaaacatcctcttcgcagatcttaagtgcaggttgaatgtcaagaggaggtgttaatggtatagcagagatagggtcagggcgggtgtgaagggtgagactctgcatttcaaaacgacaatagaagtcgttcaggtcgtcagccagtcgttgattacccatagactgaggggatgatggcttgtagttggtaatgtctttcaggcctttccacactgatgcagggtcgttggctgaaaactggttcttcagcttttcagagtagcttctcttagctgctcttatctcctttgtcagtgtgtttttggcctgattatacaagactttgtccccacttctgtaagcatcttctttggcctgacgaagctgtctcagtttcattgtaaaccatggtttgtcattgttgtatgttaagcgagtcctggtgggaatacacatgtcctcacagaagctgatgtaggatgtcactgtgtcagttaactcatccagatcagtggctgcagcttcaaagacactccaatccgtgcagtcgaaacaggcttgtaaggcccgctctgtttcgctgctccatctctttgctgttcttgctacaggcttggcagatttaagcttctgtctgtaggtcggaagaagatgaaccaggcaatgatcagagagacccagagctgctctgggaacagagtggtatgcatcccgtattgtggtgtaacagtgatccagaatgttgctgtctctggtggggcatgtgatatgctgcctgtattttggcagctcacgggagaggtttgctctgttaaagtccccaataataataataagagaatccgggtgttgctgctccgtgtcagtgatgtaatccgccagctgttgcagcgccgcgctcgcacaagcatgtggaggaatgtaaacattcacgagaataaatgaggaaaactcgcgtggcgaataaaaaggtttgcagttgatagagaacgcttctaagtacgaaaagcacatcttcttcagtgttgttatatctctgcaccaaccttcgtttatataaaaacataatccaccaccacgtgtcttccctgttgactcggcaatgcgatccgctctgaacagctgaaaacccggcagatgtaacgcgctgtccggtatggtgtcattgagccatgtttctgtgaaacacagcgcagcggagttggaaaaatctttgtttgtcctggtgagtaagagtatttcgtccgttttgttggtaagggagcggacattcgccaggtgtatactcggcagcggggtcctaaatccgcgtcgtcggagtctgacgagcgcacccgctcgctttccccgcttgcgtcttttagagcgtttgtacagagctgccgctcctccgagtaaaatgtccagtaagacgtctgaatttccaaaattagggaaaagattgatagaagggcattgcttaatgttaagcaattcgtccctggtaaaagtgattaaagaagagtagcttaaaacaggaaaaacaaacaaaaaagacataagtactagagcactccaaaccgaggcagccatccgcggcgccatcttgaataaaaaaattacaacaaTACTAAAACTCTGGCAGTTCATATGTAACAATTCAAGGTGCTTAATATAAATACCCATGTAttgtcatgtactgtatgttatacTGCCTAGGCCACACAAAAAAACCCCAGTCTTTGTCCCAACCACACACACCCAAGTTCCATTATCCcttattagtcaacacaacaaTAACTACTTTTTCTATATTTTACAACCCCGGATTTTCACTAGTGGCATTAGGTCATACATGAGTCAGTACCTGGCTCAGCGCACAATACAGGCTATTGTACATGCTGTGCTGGTGCTGAAGCATACAGTGGTATTGTACTACTGTCTATAGAAACAACCCTCATAACAACAGCCAGAGAATGTTTTACTCTTGTACTGTTTACATCTCACATCAGACCATGTGGAAATGTAGAATATCTAGATAGCAGAACGTTCACgtttttaattgattttcaTTGTGAGGCCTTTAAAGAACAAGATATTTGTATTATTGCATGTCATACGTATTATCAGATGCAATTCTATATCGGTCTAAAATGTATGTGGAatctgttgttgttattattgctTTTCCACACAATATTATGTTTGATCAGCATTTAGGCTATGAGGTTTTTTAGATAATCAGATAACCGCCCACTTGGCCATATATTCTGTGGACAATTTATATAGATTTTGAGTAAAAatagtatacatttttatttacatgtagtGATTTTGTGTGTGAACATCACAATATCACAATTTTTATACATatctgtatactgtatttattgagTGGGGGTCCACCTAAGCTTCTGACATTTTGCTAACTTCTCTTTCcaaaacacaaatgcacatttaaaggtccagtgtatgaaatttagcagcgtctgtggtgaggttgtgaattgaactaacggctcactccacccctcccttagttctgacacagaactaagatgtcgtcatgtttttcacttctttaccgaaggagataacgtatttatgaaacgtgctctgtagagctatttgtctgtttagggctactgtagaaatgatgaattccatgtaaggggacccttacacggtgtatgtaaatagaaatagctcattcaaaggtaataaaaacatagcgcttcattatgtaaggtctttaaacacctctgaagatagttatgtacattatattgcatttctgtcaatagatcctccaaaaaaagtACACATAGCACTTTTAAGTGATCTGTATGTACTGCACTTttaagcatttggcagatgccCAAAGAGACTttcaatgtatacattttaacaaacaaacatcttgACTAAAAATGCTTAATGTCAGTCATCATTAGtcatattaaaaatgacattggtAGAGACAGAGACTTGAAAGGTATTTaatgtttgtattattttggttttattattCAATAACATATTGGACAATTACAGATAAAGACAAGACTTTTAAGTGGACATTAGAGGTGGAAAGAAAAATCCATTTCACATTTCTATTTTCTACCTCCTTTAcataaacagaaatattttgaaTGATATAAAATAGATTAATGCTGGATTTACATCCTGAAATTACTGTAATCACGAGAAGATGACTCTTCAGAGCTGCTCACATCCCTGTTTTCATGGCAACACTTGTAATGGCAAAATAGATTCATGTGCAGTTTTGTTGTTTATGACAGCAAGATATGTAAACACTTTAATAGTTAATTCATGTTCCATATTATTAGCTGGCTATAATATAATTGTACATCATACAGAACTGTGTGTATGAAATCTGTAACGAGCTGTAGTTGTTGGGATCAAAACCATTTTAGCTCTTTTTACAAAGGTTCCATTTACATAAAATTCCTGAAAACCTGTAATTACGGTAATTCATGCATGACGCAGATGCACCATAACATTAACTTGAATCTATCACAATAGGAAACACTAGCAGAGAAGACTTTCGGGGACGGCCGTGTTGCTCATTAAACGTAACCCTTGACCTGGGCTGGGCCTCCAGCTCGGCGTGGACTGCTCTCGCCGCTGCTAAACGTAGGAGAGGAGGGAATCCCGGGAGGATTTGACCCGGCGTAGAGCAGCGATCCACCGATCAACAGCAGAGCCGAACCTCCCCATCCCAGGTAGAGAGCAGGCCCGAGCTCGCGTTTGTGAGGGGCCGCCACGTACGGGTCATAGAAATCCCTGATGATGGAATGGGCGGTCCAGCAGACAGGTACGAGGATGAGGAACCCCGCGATGACGAAGAGAATGCCCGACACTCGGGCCAAGCGAGCCTTGGCGCTTTGGTGCCCCACGCACTCCGTGCACTTGATACCCAGGACACCGAGAGCAAGTGCAAGGGTGCAGATGAGCAAAGCCAGGACAGTGAGACCCCGGGCGGCTTTCATGTCACTGGGGAGAGCCAGTAAGCTGTCGTACACCTTACATTGTATTTCCCCCGTGCTCTGCCAGATACAATTCATCCACAAGCCCTCCCACGTGATCTGAGCCGTCACAATGTTGTTTCCAATGAAGGCGGTGACCCTCCACATGGGCAAGGTGCACACAAGGAACCCGCCCACCCAGCCGATGATGGACAGGACCAAACCTAGCAATTGCATGCCggttgttgccatggtgaatcttTCTTTTTTAAGAGGGATCACTACCGAGTGTCCAAGAAGAGGTGACACGGTAGAAACCTCTCTGTAAGTAGAAACCAGATAAGTATCAGAAATATTTTTTCCCTAGCTGGATCCCACCAAAACGAAACAGCAGGAAGACAAAATGTGATGTGAACCTACAGGACAGAACAAATGAAAGCACGTCAGTTATACCGTCTTAAGTTATGGATGcttctttacattttaaaagtatttggGATCCTAAAGGAATATATTGTAACATAACATATTGTAGTtcatgccaaaataaaagttctgtcatcatttatcatgtcattcaaaacctgtatatgaccctttcgtctgtggagcacaaaagtagattattttgagaaatgtctctgtggttttgtgtccatacgacggaagtcaatggggtttgatgttgtttggttaccaacattcttcaaaatatctttttttgtgttctgcagcagaaagaaagtcatacaggtttgaaatgacatgagtaaATTACAATGAGTcaattattttggggtgaactgtccctttaagctctACTAACAGGATCTGTGGTATACCATCAGAATTACAGAAAGAGAGTTGCATGTAAGTCATGTACAATGTAATTACACATTTTAGAATGGTTTTGGAATTGTTGTAGAAATGCGTATTTGGACAAGAGTGTATTTTTGTTAAGCATTTAGTAGTTTTAGCATCAGTAATTCAATAAACTCTTATATACTATTTAAATTGTGAATTTGTTTTTGAGATACTATGGGAATACTAGGTGGATGAACTTCTTCTCCTGCCTCAATTCCTGTGAGTAACGTTTGCATCATCTCGCGAAAATTCTTATGAGGTCAGAAAgataaaaaacgtaaaattagtCCCACTCCAAAATCCAACCCTCAAAGCACATTGTGTTGATTCGTCTTACTATTTTTGTTTCTCTGAAGTCAAAATCAGTGTTGTGCTAATCAACATGATACCATAAATGCTGTCAATAGTATTTATAGTGAAACCGGAACATTTCGTGAAAAATTCATGTGGTTTtatgtattataaatatttaagcaTTGTTATGTTGTAAGCATCTTACAGAGTGAGTTCTTTTCAGTCTGCTGTGGGTGTAGAGCTTCGCCTGGTGGGGTGACTGGATTATCTCAGAAAACACGAGGAGCCTCGAAACACAAGACGCTTTCTTTGAAACCCAGAGTGGGCCAAGCAGACTTGGGTCTGTTTGTAACTATTCTGAATGGTGCTGCAACACTGTTTCATAAGTGATGAATCAATGATAAGCCCTTGGCTGAATCAATGACAAGCCCATTACAAccttcatacacacacacacacttatcacTTTTTATAACAAATCGGTCAGAATTCTTTTTGTACTTGACTTCCATTGATAAATGATTGAAATGTTTGTTACCTATCGGACGTTTCTGAAGTTCCACCTCAGTCAATGATCAGCTAATCCTTCACCTTTCCAGGTACCTTCACGCCAGTCACAGTGTTTGACCCTAAATGGCCTCAAGCCTGGGACGGAGGTGAAAACTGCAGATTCAGACCTGTGGAGAGGCTCAGCTTTGGCGGACGTCACTTGAGTTGTAAGATTCAGAAGGGCAGGACGGTGGGCTGTCGGCTCTGCTCTGTGCGGCGGTGGGCAGAAGCATGCGCTTATGTGCGCGATCGTGTCAGTGCGTGAATGCGTTAATGTTTCTCAGTGTGTCTCCCAGTGCCTGGTGTACCAACACAATGACTCGCTGTTCTCTCGCCCTCGCGCTCCTCGATCTCCAGCCCAGCCCATCAGTCTAGTGCCTCTTTTTCATCCTTCGCCTTCTTTTCCCTTGAACTCCATCGTTTCTTTCTTCAATTTATTTCACATTCACAGAAGTTCACAGAGCGAGTACACATATGTTGGATTATTACGTTCATGTCTATGTGACAATGGACTATGTATGTGTCTATAAAATGTAACGTTTTGCAATAAAAAAAGAGACTTAAAGTGCATTCATTCATGTCATCCATATACGTGCATTCCTTAGTAATCAAACTTGTGACCTTAAAGTTGCTAGCACCATGAGCTAAGGGAAAGCACTAATGTGGAAACTTTGTTTTTTGGTTCAGCAAAGTTGGTTTGTATCAAAAttatattcatgtttcttagGGAGTAGCAAAAATAGGTAGCAATCATTGACTCACTAtgagtttgtaaccatttaaGATATGAGATATATAATGATAGataaataattgttaaataCTATAATAATGAGAGATGATAAATAAGGCaaattaactaaactaaatacaGTTCAGTTAGCTTGTACTTTGTCCTGAAAGAACGGCGAATTGGTTTAGATGCTACAACAGTTGGTGCAGATGATAAGTGGAGCAGCGTTTTTGGCTCCGTGAGGTCGTCCCGGGCTAAAGATGGGGTGGAGCTTATCTGTGAAAGCGTCTCTAAATGTGTAGATGTGAGTCCCGGTCTCCGAACAGAAGAAAGACACCTGGCCCTCCTCATAGGCCAGGTAAACGGACACTTTTCTGGGCTTCTGGGCAAGGCTCAAGGACATAGGAGGGAATGTGTTTGCAACGTACTGAGTCCCATTCTTTAAACTAAGCGTCCAGAATCCATTGGACGGACATACGGTGAATTTTCCTTTTCTGTTGACGGATTGTTTGGCTATGCCCAGATCCCAGTCTGTCTTTTCTCCGACCTCCACCTCCCACAGGTGTCTTCCATAGCTCAAGGCTTCCTTGGCCATTACATTAGCCACCCGGTCGAACCTCTTGGGGTTCTCTGAAACCTcttgctgtttgtttgtgtgtctaaCCTCTTTTCTGTCCTCAGAGATATAGAGGTACGCATGAGCTGTCCGGGGATTCAGAGTGACATCAACTGAAATGAAGAGGATCAGGATTTACCACAACGATAGTCAACATTTTCTATCAGAACCAACTAATTCTATGCAAACAGTCAATAAAAACAGTTCTGTAACAAAACATACCTGTGTATTTCTGAAGTTTCTTTAGTtctgaaaaacatgaaaataatattaCTTTGTGAGTGTATTTCTTATTACAAAGtactgttttaataaaaatgtgtgccTTTGATACTCTTATAATGCAGTAACAATACAAtactttataaaagcaataaggcaCTGAGGTCTGTGCTATAGAGTGGTGCAGTTACGATGTAGTTTGTATAGCCAAAACCTAGTCTCGAGTAGCCTAAGTAACTTAACGATAAGTATAAGTAacttatcgccgctttctttggccaaggcccaagaggccatatgactgacaggtaaagcaaccaatcacgtttggTTTTGTGCCGCgttgtttagaggcgtggaaatgtccctgcagtaacagaccggtgtacattcacgaacgtgtcaaaagttaacagcaacaacaatgatgattataagtttatgccgtgaacctcacatacttttaagaattaagcgtttagtcgatcgtgatgaattcttatagctaCCGTTGTAaccacgacagcttacttcgtagatcagacggcttcgtgttgtttccaggtggACCGTtgaagaacgcgacacgcacgtctcccggaaatcctgtgaaattcaaccagtCAGATAACGACtttgaacgtgctgaagtgtttccgtGCTGAAATGTGTGCCTTACGCATCAGAGGTTTAGCCAACAGTCCGTGGGTGTGActtctgaggctgagactagccAAAACTCGAAAGTGAGTTAGCGTATTAGAGCCTTCAATTCCATTGTACcaaagtttttaaaatgttttttgttgttgttgttaaatgaTTGatataaggtctgtggttaacattAACGCaacatattttcacattttatttcacaccAGTTTGACTTCTTTTAAAGCTTTTATGTGTCTTGAAAAACTTGGTTGCTAACATGTTGCTAAATGGGAacattttgcaaaaaaattctaaaataaCATAGCCACAATTCCCCAAATGTACATGGAGATTCTTCCACAGAGTAGTTACACAAAACGTGAAACTACACAAAACGTGTAGTTTCATAAATCTTCAACAATCCAATATAGTCTCACGAGAATTCGTGACATAGTCACAAAATTCGTacctattttacgaggtggctcattcgtgtcaATTGTACAGTCTCGTTAATTTGTACGTTTTATTAGGATTTGACGTTGgccctgtgacgttaggtttaggggcaggGTTCAGGTAGGCCTTTATCGTTGCTTTGCCACCTTCACGTTCGTATTAGAAAAATTTGCACACGCAGTATATGTAAGTATTGAAACTAGTGCTGAGGACACGAAAATAGGTTGTGGTGACACGACTGACTGACAAAAAGGGGGAATTCGTGTCCATGACCACGAATCAATAGATTCTAAATTTTGTGACTATGTCACAAACTGTTGTGAGACTGGGTTAAATCCAAAAAGGCCTTTTTTTGTCAGAACCATATAACTTCTGGTTTGGCTTACAAAAATGTGTCGCctatattgtatatatagtCACAGCTGAGGGGGAACCCAAGCTTTACCCTATAGTTTTTCATATCACATTTCTTAACTTCCTTAACTAATCGTACGTACCAGCTTTAGAGAGTCTTTTAGATTCCATCATGACTGTATCCATGAAGTCAACCACTGCTTGTCTGCTGTATCCAACACAAGGATCGGTCTCCAGTGTGACTTTAGACCAGTCTCTCATTGCTCTGGGTATTTGACTGACACTCTTCAGATGAAATAAACACATTACTCTGCCGTGCTTTGTACTTGTTTGTGATTCATAAcaataaagtaataataaatcCATATAAAAAGATCTTCTCATAGAGAAGAATTTGAAACCTTTTTAAGACGCTCTTTGTCATTTAATAGCTCCGAGTTGGTGTGTTCATTCTTCAGCTCTTGGATTTCTCTCTCCAGCTCTTTAACAAGTCTGTCAACCCTCTTCTCCGCCTCTCTTTGTTTCTGCTCGACTGCAGCCACCACCAGTTTATGGCTCTTCTCTAAGGTGCTTAACAAAGACGAAAACACCCTCTGACTCTCCTGAACCTCCCTGAGACAAGAGTTCTGTGTGGAGGAAGAAcaccttaaaggtacagtacaccCATTCATCCAATCGTTCACATGTGTGTCATTCTATCAAAATGTCTGATAAGAGAAAGTACAAAATGACCCATGAGTATTTTGCGATTGAGGTAATGACTTTTTGAAATTTGGGGATTTTAAGAGtacctttaagagctttatagaATCCTGAAGTTTCTCAACTTTTTGAAGTCTCTCCTGGATCATCTGTTCCACCTCTCCTGCATTCTTCTGTAAGCAGTGTGTAAGTGGAAAACAAAAGCACAACGTTGTTAAAGCTGCTGCCAAATTTGAGGAATGTTGTCCTACGCATTCAAAACCATGTGTGACGTTCACAGTCTGCATTTTTTTCCACTGCAAAAGTACTCACAGGTTCATCTTGCAGTTCATCCATACTAAAGAACCTTGATTTAGCAGCCAGACGTGTTTTCCTGTAGTTTTCGGTCACGTCAGCCAATATGCGGTTTACGCTGAGATGGGGTCTGGAGCTGAAGTTCCTCCTGCAGAGCGGACACTCGTCTGAGCCATTGCGACTCCAGTACACACGCAGACACATTTGACAAAAGCTGTGTCCACAGGGTGTAGTGACGGGGTTGCTGAAGATCTCTTCACACAGAGAACACAGAAAGTGTTTCTCAGAGAGGAGGCTGATGGTCGACTCCATTTCCTAAAATATATAGCTCATGAAACCAAGCGTGTAGTCTTCTGGGGGGGTTCAAAGGTGCACATTCTCATTTTTTGTCATTCCACAGTAAAGGCATTTAAATGACTTGTAATTTAGGATCTTTTGCACTTTAACCAGGCGTGACGTGGTATAGCATTAAGTTATGAAAGCAATAAAAGGTTTTGCTGTATACGCTggatttctgtgtctttggcaAGCACCAAATGACAGGACCGTTTGTAGAATGGTTACATTAGATGCCACACATCTGGCAGTTCACTAAAAGCAAAACATCTGCATGACACCACAAAACCACAGCCTTATTTAGGTCTTAAGCACCTATACAGAAAGGAGTTTGTAACAATACATTTGATCTCTGTGTGGGGCTACATAGCAAAACACTACAGAAATGAAAACCAAGAAAAATatctgttgaaaaaatgttcaaaGTCTATTACACATTAGCAAAGAAGATAAGAAAACGGGACATTCTTCTCTGTATGCATCATGCTGAGTAAACAAAACGTTTTAGGGTAAAAAAAACGATCTTCacaatttcaacaaaaaaaagtcTAGTGTTAGGTTTACTCTTTTGTGGTTATGCAAATATTTACAAAGGTATGTAAAGAATCTTTGTTCCTTTGCATTCTGTGGCACGAGAATTCTTCACAGGCTTCCTTTTAACATGAGCACGCATATGGGGAAGAACAAGTTAAACCAGAAATCCCATTTCGTCATTAGGacaaatctaaatatttatCTAGTAGGTCTCTGGGGTTTCTAACAAACCTCTTTCTGAAACAGCTTTTCTTTTGGCTTCAACTTTGGATAGCTTCTATTCAACACGATTAGCTTTATTACAAGACAGATCTGTATGATAGATTTAAATATCACTTAATAAGTCAAACTTGTATCACTCACTTTAAAGCTGAATTAAGATATTCGCTCTGTGTGACTTGTAAGGTTACAGTTAAAGTTAAACGGTAGGTTTGATTGTTGAATCTTACCTATGGTTGTGCGTTTAGGCAGTCGTCTGTGTCTCTTACAGTGAGCTTCCTAAAAGTGAACGGAATCATGAAGTACAAAGGTGTGTTTTCAACAAGGGGAGGGGCCAGACAATGTCTGCCTCGGGTATAAGCACTGAGTAAATATAGTTATGTAATATCATTTAAACAACAGTCAAATCATTTGTTTTTGATAaacagtttttatttagtaaaataGTTAACAATTACAAAtgcaactttatttattataaacatgtatTGATATACTGTCTATATCTaactatattgtattgtcattgtgttgaatgtctgtactagaagcttccaacaccaaagaaaattccttgtgtgtgcaagcacacttggcaataaagcttttctgattctgattctgattctgatatgtACATCTTGAATGCATTTTGTATTGCATAATCCCT
Proteins encoded in this region:
- the cldnk gene encoding claudin k isoform X3, translated to MATTGMQLLGLVLSIIGWVGGFLVCTLPMWRVTAFIGNNIVTAQITWEGLWMNCIWQSTGEIQCKVYDSLLALPSDMKAARGLTVLALLICTLALALGVLGIKCTECVGHQSAKARLARVSGILFVIAGFLILVPVCWTAHSIIRDFYDPYVAAPHKRELGPALYLGWGGSALLLIGGSLLYAGSNPPGIPSSPTFSSGESSPRRAGGPAQVKGYV
- the cldnk gene encoding claudin k isoform X1, whose amino-acid sequence is MESTISLLSEKHFLCSLCEEIFSNPVTTPCGHSFCQMCLRVYWSRNGSDECPLCRRNFSSRPHLSVNRILADVTENYRKTRLAAKSRFFSMDELQDEPKNAGEVEQMIQERLQKVEKLQDSIKLLKNSCLREVQESQRVFSSLLSTLEKSHKLVVAAVEQKQREAEKRVDRLVKELEREIQELKNEHTNSELLNDKERLKKSVSQIPRAMRDWSKVTLETDPCVGYSRQAVVDFMDTVMMESKRLSKAGFPGDVRVAFFNGPPGNNTKPSDLRKLKKLQKYTVDVTLNPRTAHAYLYISEDRKEVRHTNKQQEVSENPKRFDRVANVMAKEALSYGRHLWEVEVGEKTDWDLGIAKQSVNRKGKFTVCPSNGFWTLSLKNGTQYVANTFPPMSLSLAQKPRKVSVYLAYEEGQVSFFCSETGTHIYTFRDAFTDKLHPIFSPGRPHGAKNAAPLIICTNCCSI
- the cldnk gene encoding claudin k isoform X2, with translation MESTISLLSEKHFLCSLCEEIFSNPVTTPCGHSFCQMCLRVYWSRNGSDECPLCRRNFSSRPHLSVNRILADVTENYRKTRLAAKSRFFSMDELQDEPKNAGEVEQMIQERLQKVEKLQDSIKLLKNSCLREVQESQRVFSSLLSTLEKSHKLVVAAVEQKQREAEKRVDRLVKELEREIQELKNEHTNSELLNDKERLKKSVSQIPRAMRDWSKVTLETDPCVGYSRQAVVDFMDTVMMESKRLSKAELKKLQKYTVDVTLNPRTAHAYLYISEDRKEVRHTNKQQEVSENPKRFDRVANVMAKEALSYGRHLWEVEVGEKTDWDLGIAKQSVNRKGKFTVCPSNGFWTLSLKNGTQYVANTFPPMSLSLAQKPRKVSVYLAYEEGQVSFFCSETGTHIYTFRDAFTDKLHPIFSPGRPHGAKNAAPLIICTNCCSI